Part of the Streptomyces sp. NBC_01353 genome, TCACCGGTCGGCTGCGCACCCGTGCGATCGGCCGACACCACTCGCGAAGCGAAAGGCTCAGCACCACCTCATGAGACGCCTCCTCCTCACCGCGGCCGCCACCGTCGCGGCCGTCACCCTGTCCGCCTGCGGGACCACCGAGCCCGCCGCCGACGACGCGAAGAAGACCGCCGAGCCCATCACCCTCACCGACGCCACGGGCGCGAAGGTCGAGCTCGACGGCCCCGCCGCCAAGGTCGTCGGGACCGAGTGGAACGCCGTCGAGAACCTCGTCTCGCTGGGCGTCGACCCCATCGGCGTCTCCGACGTCAAGGGCTACAAGACCTGGGACACCGCCGTCCCGCTGAAGAACGAGCCCAAGGACATCGGCACGCGCGGCGAGCCGAGCATGGACACCGTCGCGTCGCTGAAGCCCGACCTCATCGTGGCCACCACCGACCTGCCCGAGGCGGCCGTCAAGCAGCTTCGCAAGGTCGCGCCGGTCCTCACGCTCCGCCCCGCGGACGCCGCCGACCCGATCGGCCAGATGACCAAGAACCTCGACCTCATCGCGCAGGCCACCGGCACCACGCAGCAGGCCGACAAGCTCAAGAAGCAGTTCGAGGCGAAGCTCGCCGAGGGTGCCAAGGCCCTCGCCGACGCCGGTCTCGCCGGCACGAAGTACGCCTTCGCCGACGGGTACGTCGTCTCCAACCAGGTCTCGATCCGGCCCTACACGAGCGGCTCGCTCATCGGCGGCGTCAACGAGAAGCTCGGTCTGAAGAACGCCTGGACGGTCAAGGGCGACGAGAGCTACGGCCTCGCCGCCACCGACGTCGAGGGCCTCACCAAGCTGGGTGACGTGCAGTTCGCGTACATCGGCAGCGAGGGCGACAAGTCCAGCACCCCGTTCACCGGTGTCCTCGCCAAGGACAAGGTCTGGACGTCGCTGCCGTTCGTCAAGAACGGCAACGTGCACCGCCTGCCCGACGGGATCTGGATGTTCGGCGGCCCCGAGTCGATGAACAAGTACATCGACGCCGTCGTCGCCGCGCTGACGAAGTAACACCATGGCCGTCACCGCAACAACCCCCGCCACCCGTCCGTCGGCGGCCACGTCCCGGACGGGCGCGGCCGCGGTGACGGCCGCCCTGATCCTCCTCGTCGCGGCCCTCGCGGTCGTGGACATCACCCAGGGCACGGCCGCCGTGGGCGCCCCCGAAGTGTGGAAGGCCCTCACGGGCCGGGCCGAACCGGCCGACGCCTCCGTCGTCATCGCCTCCCGACTGCCGAGGATGACCGCGGGCCTGCTCGTCGGCGCCGCACTCGGCATCGCGGGCGCCGCCCTCCAGGCGGTCAGCCG contains:
- a CDS encoding iron-siderophore ABC transporter substrate-binding protein, whose translation is MRRLLLTAAATVAAVTLSACGTTEPAADDAKKTAEPITLTDATGAKVELDGPAAKVVGTEWNAVENLVSLGVDPIGVSDVKGYKTWDTAVPLKNEPKDIGTRGEPSMDTVASLKPDLIVATTDLPEAAVKQLRKVAPVLTLRPADAADPIGQMTKNLDLIAQATGTTQQADKLKKQFEAKLAEGAKALADAGLAGTKYAFADGYVVSNQVSIRPYTSGSLIGGVNEKLGLKNAWTVKGDESYGLAATDVEGLTKLGDVQFAYIGSEGDKSSTPFTGVLAKDKVWTSLPFVKNGNVHRLPDGIWMFGGPESMNKYIDAVVAALTK